A DNA window from Zingiber officinale cultivar Zhangliang chromosome 3A, Zo_v1.1, whole genome shotgun sequence contains the following coding sequences:
- the LOC122051377 gene encoding paired amphipathic helix protein Sin3-like 4 isoform X1, whose product MKGLREEACMGSQLKRPTVSRADPSGQTHMAPAPAAVGTTPKLTTNDALAYLKAVKDIFQDKREKYDEFLEVMKDFKSQRIDTNGVIARVKELFKGHRDLILGFNTFLPKGYEIKLPEEKKPIEFEEAIDFVNKIKNRFENDEHVYKSFLDILNMYRRENKSIHEVYEEVAALFQNHHDLLEEFTHFLPDTSATYAPLHHGHAGRAFPRRDDRSSMMPAVRHFHVDKRDRAHLAHADRNFSVDRPDTEHDRKRRHPNRDKDRKDDSDRKDHERDEDLELDSGDLDNAQHRRKLSPRRADDSTAEPMQQGADGPGIYSISSSTFDDKNALKSVYTREFNFCEKVKEKLHPETYQEFLKCLHIYSQEIVTRTELKNLVSDILGKYPELMEGFNEFLGHCENIGFQSFLPQNFSADGFLEGVFNKSTFKGHMARPVKIENRDRERDRELVEREKDHESERNTERERVDKGISHKATLCSNKEKYNLWKPISELDLSDCQCCTPSYRLLPKNYPIPSTSHRTELGESVLNDHWVSVTSGSEDYSFKHMRKNQYEESLFRCEDDRFEMDMLLESVNATTKRVEELLEMMQDPANTIRIEDHLTSLNLRCIERLYGDHGLDVMDVIQKNASLALPVILTRLKQKQEEWSRCRSDFNKVWAEIYAKNYHKSLDHRSFYFKQQDSKNLSTKTLLADIKEINDKMKKDDDILLAVAAKNRHPIIPNMEFKYADVDVHEDLYRIIKYSSGEVCTSSDQLDKVMKLWSTFLESLLGVPNRNQGVGDGQDINLKSRVVKTSVADLAESNGNAGAIKQIKTDNNILHEQAGCGRTGLLNEDVIVTETCSHNVDRAIWHGENLINNPHQGVVQSSVPMIDEVSRGALPNVHSEELPDSNNVVNRAEEVDTRSNQGNITGITGASLRTVNVGTELQGEPRATSETLPSSEGGHSGRPIMSVNTGGTVEGSKGFKPTESPTSLRNFKIEREEGELSPTGDFEEDNFVAFGDTAIIAAAEQKDVSISREYQVRPGCGDAAGENNADDEDEESPQRSTDASENASEAGEDASGSESGNGEECSHEDHEEEDDAEHDDEEPKAESEGEAEGMTEAHDVEGEITSLPYSERFLNTVKPLARHVHAALHDKHEKSSKIFYGNDSFYVLFRLHQMLYERIVSAKTNSSAAENKWRNSKDSNHPDLYAKFMSALFNLLDGSADNTKFEDDCRSIIGTQSYVLFTLDKLIFKVVKQLQAIVSDEMNSKLLHLYLYEKSRRAGRHFDVVYHENARVLLHDESIYRFESYSHPSDVTRLSIQLMEYGHEKHDATAVAMDPNFSSYLYNDFLSSVPVRKRLQGVFMGRNKRKNKGADEYSATCKATKGIQVINGLECKISCSSSKVSYVLDTEDLLLRSRKRKRYSSDGTMSSSQTNLTQEYDTKANRFRDFVSTFMCRS is encoded by the exons ATGAAAGGGCTGCGGGAGGAGGCTTGTATGGGTTCCCAGCTGAAGCGACCAACCGTTTCTCGAGCGGATCC GTCTGGGCAAACCCATATGGCGCCAGCACCAGCCGCTGTTGGTACTACACCCAAGCTTACGACCAATGATGCCCTTGCCTATCTGAAGGCCGTGAAGGATATATTTCAGGACAAAAGAGAAAAATACGATGAATTTCTTGAGGTCATGAAGGACTTCAAGAGCCAGAG GATTGATACAAATGGAGTAATTGCGAGGGTGAAGGAGTTATTTAAGGGGCATCGGGATTTGATCCTGGGGTTTAACACCTTCTTACCAAAGGGATATGAGATTAAGCTACCTGAAGAAAAGAAACCAATTGAGTTTGAGGAGGCAATTGATTTTGTTAATAAAATCAAG AATCGTTTTGAGAATGATGAACATGTTTACAAGTCATTCTTAGATATCCTGAATATGTACCGTAGGGAGAATAAGTCAATCCATGAGGTCTATGAAGAG GTAGCAGCTCTCTTTCAAAATCATCACGATTTGCTTGAGGAATTCACACACTTTTTGCCTGATACCTCAGCAACATATGCTCCGCTGCATCATGGACATGCTGGTCGAGCTTTTCCACGTCGAGATGACAGGAGCTCTATGATGCCTGCAGTAAGGCATTTTCATGTGGATAAG AGGGACAGAGCTCATTTGGCACATGCTGACCGCAACTTTAGTGTTGATCGCCCTGATACAGAACATGATAGAAAGAGAAGACATCCAAATAGGGACAAGGATAGGAAGGATGATAGTGACAGGAAAGATCATGAACGAGATGAGGACTTGGAGCTAGATAGTGGTGATTTAGATAATGCACAGCATAGGCGTAAACTTTCGCCTCGAAGAGCTGATGATTCTACTGCTGAGCCAATGCAACAAGGAGCTGATGGCCCTGGCATTTATAGCATTTCATCTTCAACATTTGATGATAAAAATGCTTTGAAGA GTGTGTATACTCGAGAATTTAATTTCTGCGAAAAAGTGAAGGAAAAGTTGCATCCTGAGACCTACCAGGAATTTTTGAAATGTCTTCACATATACAGCCAAGAAATAGTTACTAGAACAGAGCTAAAGAATCTG GTTAGCGACATCCTAGGGAAGTATCCAGAGCTTATGGAAGGTTTCAATGAATTTCTGGGCCACTGCGAGAATATAG GCTTTCAGAGTTTTCTACCCCAAAAtttttctgcagatggatttctaGAAGGTGTGTTCAACAAAAGTACGTTCAAAG GACATATGGCTAGGCCAGTTAAGATAGAGAATAGAGACAGAGAAAGGGACCGAGAACTGGTTGAACGGGAGAAAGATCATGAGAGTGAGAGAAACACTGAAAGAGAAAGAGTTGATAAAGGCATCTCGCACAAGGCTACTTTATGCTcaaacaaagaaaaatataatttatggAAACCAATTTCAGAGCTTGATCTCTCAGATTGTCAATGTTGTACTCCAAGTTACCGCCTTCttccaaaaaat TATCCTATACCATCCACTAGCCACAGAACTGAACTTGGAGAGTCAGTATTAAATGATCATTGGGTGTCAGTGACTTCTGGAAGTGAGGATTATTCTTTCAAGCACATGCGAAAAAATCAATATGAAGAAAGCTTATTTAGATGTGAAGATGATAG ATTTGAGATGGATATGTTATTGGAATCAGTGAATGCCACCACTAAGCGTGTTGAGGAACTGCTGGAAATGATGCAAGATCCTGCCAATACTATACGCATTGAAGACCATCTTACTT CTTTGAATTTGAGATGTATTGAACGGCTATATGGAGACCATGGTCTTGATGTCATGGATGTAATTCAGAAAAATGCTAGTCTTGCATTGCCAGTCATATTAACTCGTCTGAAGCAAAAGCAAGAGGAATGGTCTAGGTGTCGGTCAGATTTCAATAAAGTATGGGCAGAAATATATGCCAAGAATTATCATAAGTCACTTGATCATCGCAGTTTCTATTTCAAGCAACAGGATTCAAAGAATTTGAGCACAAAAA CTTTGTTGGCTGATATTAAAGAAATTAATGACAAGATGAAGAAGGACGATGACATTCTTCTTGCTGTTGCTGCCAAAAATAGGCACCCAATTATTCCCAATATGGAATTTAAGTATGCAGATGTAGATGTTCACGAGGATTTATATCGAATCATAAAATATTCAAGTGGAGAAGTGTGCACATCTTCAGACCAGTTGGACAAAGTCATGAAGTTATGGAGTACTTTTTTGGAGTCCCTGTTGGGTGTTCCAAATCGAAATCAAGGTGTAGGAGATGGACAAGATATAAATTTGAAGAGTCGTGTTGTCAAAACCAGTGTTGCAGATTTGGCTGAAAGCAATGGGAATGCTGGAGCTATTAAGCAAATTAAAACTGACAATAATATTCTACATGAACAAGCAGGTTGTGGCAGGACTGGCTTACTAAATGAAGACGTGATTGTTACTGAAACTTGCTCTCATAATGTAgatcgtgccatttggcatggtgaaaatcTTATCAATAATCCACATCAAGGAGTTGTGCAGAGTAGTGTTCCTATGATTGATGAAGTTTCTCGAGGAGCTTTGCCAAATGTGCATTCAGAAGAGTTACCAGATAGTAACAATGTTGTAAATAGAGCTGAAGAAGTTGATACTCGATCAAATCAAGGGAATATAACAG GGATTACTGGTGCATCTTTGAGAACTGTTAATGTTGGAACAGAGCTGCAAGGTGAACCCCGTGCAACCAGTGAAACTTTACCTTCTTCAGAG GGTGGACACTCTGGGAGGCCAATTATGTCTGTAAATACTGGTGGCACTGTTGAAGGTAGTAAAGGTTTCAAGCCTACTGAAAGTCCTACATCCCTTAGGAATTTTAAGAttgaaagagaagaaggagaattGTCACCTACTGGAGATTTTGAAGAGGATAATTTTGTGGCGTTTGGAGACACTGCCATAATTGCAGCTGCTGAGCAGAAAGATGTTTCCATTAGCAGAGAGTACCAAGTCAGGCCTGGATGTGGTGATGCTGCTGGTGAGAATAATGCTGATGATGAGGATGAAGAAAGTCCTCAACGATCCACCGATGCCAGTGAAAATGCATCAGAGGCGGGTGAGGATGCATCTGGTAGTGAATCTGGTAATGGGGAGGAATGCTCCCATGAAGATCATGAGGAAGAGGATGATGCAGAGCATGATGATGAGGAGCCTAAGGCTGAAAGTGAAGGGGAGGCTGAAGGAATGACTGAAGCACACGATGTTGAAGGGGAAATTACATCATTACCATATTCAGAACGATTTCTTAACACTGTGAAACCTCTTGCTAGGCATGTGCATGCTGCATTACATGATAAGCATGAAAAATCTTCTAAGATATTTTATGGAAATGATTCATTCTATGTGCTGTTTCGGCTTCATCAG ATGTTGTATGAAAGGATAGTCTCTGCTAAGACAAACTCATCTGCTGCTGAAAACAAATGGAGAAATTCTAAAGATTCAAACCATCCTGATTTATATGCTAA ATTTATGAGCGCTCTATTCAATCTACTTGATGGTTCTGCTGACAATACCAAATTTGAAGATGATTGCCGTTCCATTATTGGGACCCAGTCATATGTACTTTTTACATTGGACAAGCTAATCTTCAAAGTCGTTAAACAG CTTCAGGCAATAGTCTCAGATGAGATGAATAGTAAGCTTCTCCATCTCTACTTGTATGAAAAATCAAGGCGAGCTGGGAGACATTTTGATGTTGTTTATCATGAAAATGCCCGGGTTCTTCTGCACGATGAGAGTATTTACAGATTTGAAAGT TATTCACATCCTTCAGATGTAACCCGACTGTCAATCCAACTCATGGAATATGGACATGAAAAACACGATGCTACGGCAGTTGCAATGGATCCCAACTTCTCATCTTACTTGTACAATGATTTTCTCTCAAGTGTGCCAGTCAGGAAGCGGTTGCAGGGCGTCTTCATGGGAAG GAATAAGCGCAAAAACAAGGGTGCAGATGAGTATTCTGCTACTTGCAAAGCCACGAAAGGGATTCAAGTCATCAACGGCTTGGAGTGCAAGATATCTTGCAGTTCATCTAAG GTGTCTTACGTGCTAGATACTGAGGATTTATTGCTCCGGTCaagaaagagaaaaagatatTCAAGCGACGGAACTATGTCGAGTAGCCAAACAAACTTGACACAAGAATACGACACTAAAGCAAATCGATTCCGCGACTTCGTTTCCACTTTCATGTGCAGATCCTAA
- the LOC122051377 gene encoding paired amphipathic helix protein Sin3-like 4 isoform X2: protein MKGLREEACMGSQLKRPTVSRADPSGQTHMAPAPAAVGTTPKLTTNDALAYLKAVKDIFQDKREKYDEFLEVMKDFKSQRIDTNGVIARVKELFKGHRDLILGFNTFLPKGYEIKLPEEKKPIEFEEAIDFVNKIKNRFENDEHVYKSFLDILNMYRRENKSIHEVYEEVAALFQNHHDLLEEFTHFLPDTSATYAPLHHGHAGRAFPRRDDRSSMMPAVRHFHVDKRDRAHLAHADRNFSVDRPDTEHDRKRRHPNRDKDRKDDSDRKDHERDEDLELDSGDLDNAQHRRKLSPRRADDSTAEPMQQGADGPGIYSISSSTFDDKNALKSVYTREFNFCEKVKEKLHPETYQEFLKCLHIYSQEIVTRTELKNLVSDILGKYPELMEGFNEFLGHCENIGFQSFLPQNFSADGFLEGVFNKRHMARPVKIENRDRERDRELVEREKDHESERNTERERVDKGISHKATLCSNKEKYNLWKPISELDLSDCQCCTPSYRLLPKNYPIPSTSHRTELGESVLNDHWVSVTSGSEDYSFKHMRKNQYEESLFRCEDDRFEMDMLLESVNATTKRVEELLEMMQDPANTIRIEDHLTSLNLRCIERLYGDHGLDVMDVIQKNASLALPVILTRLKQKQEEWSRCRSDFNKVWAEIYAKNYHKSLDHRSFYFKQQDSKNLSTKTLLADIKEINDKMKKDDDILLAVAAKNRHPIIPNMEFKYADVDVHEDLYRIIKYSSGEVCTSSDQLDKVMKLWSTFLESLLGVPNRNQGVGDGQDINLKSRVVKTSVADLAESNGNAGAIKQIKTDNNILHEQAGCGRTGLLNEDVIVTETCSHNVDRAIWHGENLINNPHQGVVQSSVPMIDEVSRGALPNVHSEELPDSNNVVNRAEEVDTRSNQGNITGITGASLRTVNVGTELQGEPRATSETLPSSEGGHSGRPIMSVNTGGTVEGSKGFKPTESPTSLRNFKIEREEGELSPTGDFEEDNFVAFGDTAIIAAAEQKDVSISREYQVRPGCGDAAGENNADDEDEESPQRSTDASENASEAGEDASGSESGNGEECSHEDHEEEDDAEHDDEEPKAESEGEAEGMTEAHDVEGEITSLPYSERFLNTVKPLARHVHAALHDKHEKSSKIFYGNDSFYVLFRLHQMLYERIVSAKTNSSAAENKWRNSKDSNHPDLYAKFMSALFNLLDGSADNTKFEDDCRSIIGTQSYVLFTLDKLIFKVVKQLQAIVSDEMNSKLLHLYLYEKSRRAGRHFDVVYHENARVLLHDESIYRFESYSHPSDVTRLSIQLMEYGHEKHDATAVAMDPNFSSYLYNDFLSSVPVRKRLQGVFMGRNKRKNKGADEYSATCKATKGIQVINGLECKISCSSSKVSYVLDTEDLLLRSRKRKRYSSDGTMSSSQTNLTQEYDTKANRFRDFVSTFMCRS, encoded by the exons ATGAAAGGGCTGCGGGAGGAGGCTTGTATGGGTTCCCAGCTGAAGCGACCAACCGTTTCTCGAGCGGATCC GTCTGGGCAAACCCATATGGCGCCAGCACCAGCCGCTGTTGGTACTACACCCAAGCTTACGACCAATGATGCCCTTGCCTATCTGAAGGCCGTGAAGGATATATTTCAGGACAAAAGAGAAAAATACGATGAATTTCTTGAGGTCATGAAGGACTTCAAGAGCCAGAG GATTGATACAAATGGAGTAATTGCGAGGGTGAAGGAGTTATTTAAGGGGCATCGGGATTTGATCCTGGGGTTTAACACCTTCTTACCAAAGGGATATGAGATTAAGCTACCTGAAGAAAAGAAACCAATTGAGTTTGAGGAGGCAATTGATTTTGTTAATAAAATCAAG AATCGTTTTGAGAATGATGAACATGTTTACAAGTCATTCTTAGATATCCTGAATATGTACCGTAGGGAGAATAAGTCAATCCATGAGGTCTATGAAGAG GTAGCAGCTCTCTTTCAAAATCATCACGATTTGCTTGAGGAATTCACACACTTTTTGCCTGATACCTCAGCAACATATGCTCCGCTGCATCATGGACATGCTGGTCGAGCTTTTCCACGTCGAGATGACAGGAGCTCTATGATGCCTGCAGTAAGGCATTTTCATGTGGATAAG AGGGACAGAGCTCATTTGGCACATGCTGACCGCAACTTTAGTGTTGATCGCCCTGATACAGAACATGATAGAAAGAGAAGACATCCAAATAGGGACAAGGATAGGAAGGATGATAGTGACAGGAAAGATCATGAACGAGATGAGGACTTGGAGCTAGATAGTGGTGATTTAGATAATGCACAGCATAGGCGTAAACTTTCGCCTCGAAGAGCTGATGATTCTACTGCTGAGCCAATGCAACAAGGAGCTGATGGCCCTGGCATTTATAGCATTTCATCTTCAACATTTGATGATAAAAATGCTTTGAAGA GTGTGTATACTCGAGAATTTAATTTCTGCGAAAAAGTGAAGGAAAAGTTGCATCCTGAGACCTACCAGGAATTTTTGAAATGTCTTCACATATACAGCCAAGAAATAGTTACTAGAACAGAGCTAAAGAATCTG GTTAGCGACATCCTAGGGAAGTATCCAGAGCTTATGGAAGGTTTCAATGAATTTCTGGGCCACTGCGAGAATATAG GCTTTCAGAGTTTTCTACCCCAAAAtttttctgcagatggatttctaGAAGGTGTGTTCAACAAAA GACATATGGCTAGGCCAGTTAAGATAGAGAATAGAGACAGAGAAAGGGACCGAGAACTGGTTGAACGGGAGAAAGATCATGAGAGTGAGAGAAACACTGAAAGAGAAAGAGTTGATAAAGGCATCTCGCACAAGGCTACTTTATGCTcaaacaaagaaaaatataatttatggAAACCAATTTCAGAGCTTGATCTCTCAGATTGTCAATGTTGTACTCCAAGTTACCGCCTTCttccaaaaaat TATCCTATACCATCCACTAGCCACAGAACTGAACTTGGAGAGTCAGTATTAAATGATCATTGGGTGTCAGTGACTTCTGGAAGTGAGGATTATTCTTTCAAGCACATGCGAAAAAATCAATATGAAGAAAGCTTATTTAGATGTGAAGATGATAG ATTTGAGATGGATATGTTATTGGAATCAGTGAATGCCACCACTAAGCGTGTTGAGGAACTGCTGGAAATGATGCAAGATCCTGCCAATACTATACGCATTGAAGACCATCTTACTT CTTTGAATTTGAGATGTATTGAACGGCTATATGGAGACCATGGTCTTGATGTCATGGATGTAATTCAGAAAAATGCTAGTCTTGCATTGCCAGTCATATTAACTCGTCTGAAGCAAAAGCAAGAGGAATGGTCTAGGTGTCGGTCAGATTTCAATAAAGTATGGGCAGAAATATATGCCAAGAATTATCATAAGTCACTTGATCATCGCAGTTTCTATTTCAAGCAACAGGATTCAAAGAATTTGAGCACAAAAA CTTTGTTGGCTGATATTAAAGAAATTAATGACAAGATGAAGAAGGACGATGACATTCTTCTTGCTGTTGCTGCCAAAAATAGGCACCCAATTATTCCCAATATGGAATTTAAGTATGCAGATGTAGATGTTCACGAGGATTTATATCGAATCATAAAATATTCAAGTGGAGAAGTGTGCACATCTTCAGACCAGTTGGACAAAGTCATGAAGTTATGGAGTACTTTTTTGGAGTCCCTGTTGGGTGTTCCAAATCGAAATCAAGGTGTAGGAGATGGACAAGATATAAATTTGAAGAGTCGTGTTGTCAAAACCAGTGTTGCAGATTTGGCTGAAAGCAATGGGAATGCTGGAGCTATTAAGCAAATTAAAACTGACAATAATATTCTACATGAACAAGCAGGTTGTGGCAGGACTGGCTTACTAAATGAAGACGTGATTGTTACTGAAACTTGCTCTCATAATGTAgatcgtgccatttggcatggtgaaaatcTTATCAATAATCCACATCAAGGAGTTGTGCAGAGTAGTGTTCCTATGATTGATGAAGTTTCTCGAGGAGCTTTGCCAAATGTGCATTCAGAAGAGTTACCAGATAGTAACAATGTTGTAAATAGAGCTGAAGAAGTTGATACTCGATCAAATCAAGGGAATATAACAG GGATTACTGGTGCATCTTTGAGAACTGTTAATGTTGGAACAGAGCTGCAAGGTGAACCCCGTGCAACCAGTGAAACTTTACCTTCTTCAGAG GGTGGACACTCTGGGAGGCCAATTATGTCTGTAAATACTGGTGGCACTGTTGAAGGTAGTAAAGGTTTCAAGCCTACTGAAAGTCCTACATCCCTTAGGAATTTTAAGAttgaaagagaagaaggagaattGTCACCTACTGGAGATTTTGAAGAGGATAATTTTGTGGCGTTTGGAGACACTGCCATAATTGCAGCTGCTGAGCAGAAAGATGTTTCCATTAGCAGAGAGTACCAAGTCAGGCCTGGATGTGGTGATGCTGCTGGTGAGAATAATGCTGATGATGAGGATGAAGAAAGTCCTCAACGATCCACCGATGCCAGTGAAAATGCATCAGAGGCGGGTGAGGATGCATCTGGTAGTGAATCTGGTAATGGGGAGGAATGCTCCCATGAAGATCATGAGGAAGAGGATGATGCAGAGCATGATGATGAGGAGCCTAAGGCTGAAAGTGAAGGGGAGGCTGAAGGAATGACTGAAGCACACGATGTTGAAGGGGAAATTACATCATTACCATATTCAGAACGATTTCTTAACACTGTGAAACCTCTTGCTAGGCATGTGCATGCTGCATTACATGATAAGCATGAAAAATCTTCTAAGATATTTTATGGAAATGATTCATTCTATGTGCTGTTTCGGCTTCATCAG ATGTTGTATGAAAGGATAGTCTCTGCTAAGACAAACTCATCTGCTGCTGAAAACAAATGGAGAAATTCTAAAGATTCAAACCATCCTGATTTATATGCTAA ATTTATGAGCGCTCTATTCAATCTACTTGATGGTTCTGCTGACAATACCAAATTTGAAGATGATTGCCGTTCCATTATTGGGACCCAGTCATATGTACTTTTTACATTGGACAAGCTAATCTTCAAAGTCGTTAAACAG CTTCAGGCAATAGTCTCAGATGAGATGAATAGTAAGCTTCTCCATCTCTACTTGTATGAAAAATCAAGGCGAGCTGGGAGACATTTTGATGTTGTTTATCATGAAAATGCCCGGGTTCTTCTGCACGATGAGAGTATTTACAGATTTGAAAGT TATTCACATCCTTCAGATGTAACCCGACTGTCAATCCAACTCATGGAATATGGACATGAAAAACACGATGCTACGGCAGTTGCAATGGATCCCAACTTCTCATCTTACTTGTACAATGATTTTCTCTCAAGTGTGCCAGTCAGGAAGCGGTTGCAGGGCGTCTTCATGGGAAG GAATAAGCGCAAAAACAAGGGTGCAGATGAGTATTCTGCTACTTGCAAAGCCACGAAAGGGATTCAAGTCATCAACGGCTTGGAGTGCAAGATATCTTGCAGTTCATCTAAG GTGTCTTACGTGCTAGATACTGAGGATTTATTGCTCCGGTCaagaaagagaaaaagatatTCAAGCGACGGAACTATGTCGAGTAGCCAAACAAACTTGACACAAGAATACGACACTAAAGCAAATCGATTCCGCGACTTCGTTTCCACTTTCATGTGCAGATCCTAA